A single window of Bordetella genomosp. 11 DNA harbors:
- a CDS encoding acyl-CoA thioesterase/bile acid-CoA:amino acid N-acyltransferase family protein, whose product MSTTPDDGQAARAALRVEPADAPLDVARRILLSGFPPGPVTVRGELRHPDGSLWQSEATFDVGADGTLDLDRQAPVEGDWDSADAMALVWAMKRTRAPAEPDRSDEVDTLAIAIDAESRGGQARAHATLVQRYVVDGVTRREIAEDGLVGTVFRPAGAGARPVIIVLNGSGGGIPRQRAALYAAHGYTAFALGYFKAPGLPAHISRTPLEYFERALHWTRANLDPAGGFVAVTGQSRGGELTLLLASRFPDLVNAAIAYVPSAVVHGTLRAGAPGEAPDSPTWTWQGQPLRNVWQDNPEVDWSAFDQTSADGSPVRQAAAFHTPLRHPASVAASRIAVERIAGPVMLISGTDDGFWPSTLFSEQIAAALKQHDHRWPVQHICGQGAGHAIGLPNVPTTLIAKPHPVAGVVLTGGGTPQANAHANRQSWDAVQRFLAEAVARHGAQA is encoded by the coding sequence ATGAGCACCACACCGGACGACGGCCAGGCCGCGCGCGCGGCACTGCGCGTGGAACCCGCGGACGCGCCGCTCGACGTTGCGCGCCGCATCCTGCTGAGCGGATTTCCACCCGGGCCGGTGACGGTGCGCGGCGAATTGCGGCATCCGGACGGCAGCCTGTGGCAAAGCGAAGCCACGTTCGACGTGGGCGCGGACGGCACGCTGGACCTGGACCGCCAGGCGCCGGTCGAAGGCGATTGGGACAGCGCCGATGCCATGGCGCTGGTCTGGGCCATGAAGCGCACGCGCGCGCCGGCAGAACCGGACCGCAGCGACGAAGTCGATACGCTGGCCATCGCCATCGATGCCGAAAGCCGTGGCGGCCAGGCGCGGGCGCACGCCACGCTGGTGCAGCGCTATGTCGTCGACGGCGTGACGCGGCGCGAGATCGCCGAAGACGGACTGGTCGGCACCGTATTCCGGCCGGCCGGTGCCGGCGCGCGCCCGGTCATCATCGTATTGAACGGTTCCGGCGGCGGCATTCCGCGGCAACGCGCGGCGCTGTACGCGGCGCATGGCTATACGGCGTTCGCGCTGGGCTATTTCAAGGCGCCGGGTTTGCCGGCGCATATTTCCCGCACCCCGCTGGAGTATTTCGAGCGCGCGCTGCACTGGACCCGCGCCAACCTGGACCCGGCCGGCGGCTTCGTCGCCGTTACCGGCCAGTCGCGCGGCGGTGAGCTGACGCTGCTGTTGGCGTCGCGCTTTCCCGACCTGGTCAATGCCGCCATCGCCTACGTGCCCAGCGCCGTGGTGCACGGCACGCTGCGCGCCGGCGCGCCCGGCGAGGCGCCGGATTCGCCCACCTGGACGTGGCAGGGCCAGCCCCTGCGCAACGTATGGCAGGACAACCCGGAGGTCGACTGGTCCGCCTTCGACCAGACCAGCGCCGACGGCAGCCCCGTGCGGCAGGCGGCCGCCTTCCATACCCCGCTGCGCCATCCGGCCTCCGTGGCGGCTTCCCGCATCGCGGTGGAACGTATCGCCGGGCCGGTCATGCTGATCTCCGGCACGGATGACGGCTTCTGGCCGTCCACGCTGTTCAGCGAACAGATCGCCGCGGCCCTGAAGCAGCACGACCATCGCTGGCCCGTCCAGCATATCTGCGGCCAGGGCGCCGGCCACGCCATCGGCCTGCCCAATGTGCCCACCACGCTCATCGCCAAGCCGCACCCGGTCGCCGGCGTCGTACTGACGGGCGGCGGGACGCCGCAGGCAAATGCGCACGCCAACCGGCAATCCTGGGACGCCGTGCAGCGCTTCCTGGCCGAGGCCGTCGCCCGGCATGGAGCGCAGGCATGA
- a CDS encoding ABC transporter substrate-binding protein: MRFSTVCALGGLVAALASAPALALDEVTVALAIPPAVHDGAPYAAADELGYFKQENLSVKTIVFQGAGALLPQVANKRVTFGYPTSEPVISSYFNGKDILPLRYFYNGVPGNTMEFAVLADSPVKTLADFKGKDIGVGALTWGTIPGGRAALRTAGLTPGKDVNYVAVGALAAGFQALKTGKVAALNFNSSWNDMLEMSGTPIRRIAYPPVFAETAGNGFIAHVDTFRDHPDLMVRFARAYTKAQVACVANPEFCVRAFWRANPQSKPSGDEAQALKDQATLLSRRLQRVLYTPSGQPRVPGYYDLKSIKAGIQAMAAAGEYPSANVPVEQIFSNEYIKQINDFDADAVRAQAKAAK; this comes from the coding sequence ATGCGTTTTTCCACTGTATGCGCCCTGGGCGGACTGGTCGCGGCGCTTGCGTCCGCGCCCGCCCTGGCCCTGGACGAAGTCACCGTCGCCCTGGCGATCCCGCCCGCCGTGCATGACGGCGCGCCCTATGCCGCCGCGGACGAACTGGGCTACTTCAAGCAGGAAAACCTGTCGGTCAAAACCATCGTGTTCCAGGGCGCCGGCGCGCTGCTGCCGCAGGTCGCCAATAAGCGCGTGACGTTCGGCTACCCGACATCCGAGCCGGTCATCTCCAGCTACTTCAACGGCAAGGACATCCTGCCGCTGCGCTACTTCTATAACGGCGTACCGGGCAACACCATGGAATTCGCCGTCCTGGCCGATTCGCCCGTGAAGACCCTGGCCGACTTCAAAGGCAAGGACATCGGCGTCGGCGCGCTGACATGGGGCACCATCCCGGGCGGCCGTGCCGCGCTGCGTACCGCCGGCCTGACGCCGGGCAAGGACGTCAACTATGTGGCCGTGGGCGCGCTGGCGGCGGGCTTCCAGGCGCTGAAGACAGGCAAGGTCGCGGCCCTGAATTTCAACAGCAGCTGGAACGACATGCTGGAAATGTCGGGCACGCCCATCCGGCGCATCGCCTATCCGCCCGTGTTCGCCGAAACGGCGGGCAACGGCTTCATCGCCCACGTGGACACCTTTCGCGACCATCCGGACCTGATGGTGCGATTCGCGCGCGCCTACACCAAGGCGCAGGTCGCCTGCGTGGCGAATCCCGAATTCTGCGTGCGGGCGTTCTGGCGCGCCAATCCGCAGTCCAAGCCGTCCGGCGACGAGGCGCAGGCACTGAAGGACCAGGCTACGCTGCTCAGCCGCCGCCTGCAGCGGGTGCTGTACACCCCCTCCGGACAGCCGCGCGTGCCGGGCTACTACGATCTGAAGTCCATCAAGGCCGGCATCCAGGCCATGGCCGCGGCCGGCGAGTACCCGTCGGCCAACGTGCCCGTGGAGCAGATTTTCTCGAACGAGTACATCAAGCAGATCAACGACTTCGACGCCGATGCGGTTCGCGCGCAGGCAAAGGCGGCCAAATGA
- a CDS encoding class I adenylate-forming enzyme family protein, producing MHIPYNLGDLIDPSADAQRIALIGVDAELRESPCTYAELDALAEGVAQALREAGYAPGERVALLSANSVRYVATVLGIMRAGLVAVPVNFKFPASTIAYVLQDSGARLAFIDEARRASLPDGLPSVAMDSPQFDDFLRPGRQAPYRPGPDDVGLMLYTSGSTGRPKGVRLSHASHLWTVQARRKATPLDDERALIAAPLYHMNALALAFLSVGSHATTVLLPQFNAQAYIRCIERYRCTWLTAVPPMIAMMLRERDLLARTDLSSVKVIRMGSAPVSASLLAQIHAMLPNARVINAFGTTEGGPVVFGPHPQGLPTPATSVGHAHPEVSLRLAPGPGDGPDQGILQMRSPGLMLGYHQRPDLAEPFTPDGHYSTGDVFRRDADGFYYFVGRRDDMFVSGGENIYPGEVEKMLEQHPAVQQAAVVPVDDDIKGQKPVAYVVLRAGHTATADEIKRYSLEHAPAYQHPRHVWFVDHLPLASTNKIDRNELLRDAAARLGQA from the coding sequence ATGCATATTCCCTATAACCTGGGCGACTTGATCGATCCTTCGGCGGATGCGCAGCGCATCGCGCTGATCGGCGTGGATGCCGAGCTGCGCGAATCGCCGTGTACCTATGCCGAGCTGGATGCGCTGGCGGAAGGTGTGGCGCAGGCGTTGCGCGAGGCGGGCTATGCCCCGGGCGAGCGCGTGGCGCTGCTGTCCGCGAATTCGGTGCGCTACGTCGCCACGGTTCTGGGCATCATGCGGGCGGGCCTGGTTGCCGTGCCGGTGAACTTCAAGTTTCCGGCGTCGACCATCGCTTATGTCCTGCAGGATAGCGGCGCGCGGTTGGCGTTCATCGACGAGGCGCGCCGTGCCAGCCTGCCGGACGGACTGCCGTCCGTCGCGATGGATAGTCCACAGTTCGACGATTTCCTGCGCCCGGGCAGGCAGGCTCCCTACCGGCCCGGGCCGGACGACGTGGGACTGATGCTGTACACGTCCGGTTCCACCGGCCGCCCCAAGGGCGTGCGCCTGTCGCATGCCAGCCACCTGTGGACGGTGCAGGCACGCCGCAAGGCCACGCCGCTGGACGACGAGCGCGCCTTGATCGCCGCCCCGCTGTATCACATGAACGCGCTGGCCCTGGCATTCCTGTCCGTGGGCAGCCATGCGACGACGGTGCTGCTGCCGCAGTTCAATGCGCAGGCGTACATCCGCTGCATCGAACGCTATCGCTGCACCTGGCTGACCGCCGTGCCGCCCATGATTGCCATGATGCTGCGCGAACGCGATCTGCTCGCCCGCACGGACCTGTCCTCCGTCAAGGTGATCCGCATGGGATCGGCCCCCGTCAGCGCCAGCCTGCTGGCGCAGATCCATGCCATGCTGCCCAATGCGCGGGTGATCAACGCCTTCGGCACGACCGAGGGCGGTCCCGTCGTGTTCGGCCCGCATCCGCAGGGGCTGCCGACACCGGCCACCTCGGTGGGCCATGCACATCCCGAGGTGTCGCTAAGGCTTGCCCCGGGCCCGGGCGACGGCCCCGACCAGGGCATCCTGCAAATGAGAAGTCCCGGCCTGATGCTGGGCTACCACCAGCGTCCGGACCTGGCCGAGCCGTTCACACCGGACGGCCACTACTCGACCGGCGACGTGTTCCGCCGCGACGCCGACGGCTTCTACTACTTCGTCGGACGCCGCGACGATATGTTCGTCAGCGGCGGCGAGAACATCTACCCCGGCGAAGTGGAGAAAATGCTGGAGCAGCATCCCGCCGTGCAGCAGGCCGCGGTCGTGCCCGTCGATGACGACATCAAGGGGCAAAAACCGGTAGCCTATGTCGTCCTGCGCGCCGGCCATACCGCTACCGCCGACGAAATCAAGCGCTATTCACTGGAGCACGCGCCGGCCTACCAGCATCCCCGCCATGTCTGGTTCGTCGATCACCTTCCATTGGCGTCGACCAACAAAATCGATCGCAACGAACTGCTGCGCGATGCCGCCGCCCGCCTGGGGCAAGCCTGA
- a CDS encoding PaaI family thioesterase produces the protein MTENALPTKEDIQARLLRGPYHQWLGIEVLSVGTGEIELKAKWREEWVVNADKGYTHGGILAALVDLTADWALVSGTGRGVPTIDLRVDYHRAAMPGDLTAKGKVIKFGSQVSVSEAQVFDKDGKLVASGRGVYSTGK, from the coding sequence ATGACCGAAAACGCTCTCCCCACCAAGGAAGACATCCAGGCGCGCCTGCTGCGCGGTCCCTATCACCAGTGGCTGGGCATCGAAGTCCTGTCGGTGGGCACCGGGGAAATCGAACTGAAAGCCAAGTGGCGCGAGGAATGGGTGGTCAATGCCGACAAGGGCTACACCCACGGCGGCATCCTGGCCGCGCTGGTGGACCTGACCGCCGACTGGGCCCTGGTATCGGGCACCGGCCGCGGCGTGCCGACCATAGACCTGCGGGTCGACTACCACCGCGCCGCGATGCCGGGCGATTTGACGGCCAAGGGCAAGGTCATCAAGTTCGGCTCCCAGGTCTCGGTGTCGGAAGCCCAGGTGTTCGATAAGGACGGCAAGCTGGTGGCCAGCGGCCGCGGCGTATATTCCACCGGGAAGTGA
- a CDS encoding SDR family NAD(P)-dependent oxidoreductase, with product MKALVLDQHGGIEQLRVVNDKPVPAVTPGHVVIRVRASSFNYHDVFTVQGMPGIKVPLPVVIGLDMAGEIVEVGEGVEGWKAGDRVLVNPLNKAKGLMGEMLDGGMAEYCLVSAGQLIAMPDKVSFDDAAALPVAYGTAHRMLITHNTVKAGDKVLILGASGGVGTACVILAKQLGAEVIACAGSDSKLQALKELGADHLINYRETDFSKWAIGQYGKPQRRNYEGGVDVVINFTGGDTWVPSLKCLKRGGTLLVCGATAGHDPKEDLRYVWSFELNIKGSNSFYDENLKALLDMVAEGSVDPLIDRAVPLEKAAEGLALIRDREVLGKVIVNP from the coding sequence AACACGGCGGCATCGAGCAGTTGCGCGTCGTCAACGATAAGCCCGTACCGGCGGTGACGCCGGGGCACGTCGTGATTCGCGTGCGCGCCTCGTCGTTCAACTACCACGACGTATTCACCGTCCAGGGCATGCCGGGGATCAAGGTGCCGCTGCCGGTGGTGATCGGCCTGGATATGGCGGGCGAGATCGTCGAAGTCGGCGAAGGCGTCGAAGGCTGGAAAGCGGGCGACCGCGTGCTGGTCAACCCCCTGAACAAAGCCAAGGGCCTGATGGGCGAAATGCTGGACGGCGGTATGGCCGAATACTGCCTGGTATCGGCGGGCCAGCTGATCGCCATGCCCGACAAGGTCAGTTTCGATGACGCGGCGGCGCTGCCGGTGGCGTACGGCACCGCGCATCGCATGCTGATCACCCACAACACGGTGAAGGCCGGCGACAAGGTGCTGATCCTTGGGGCCAGCGGCGGCGTGGGCACCGCCTGCGTGATCCTTGCCAAGCAGCTGGGCGCCGAAGTCATCGCCTGCGCCGGCAGCGATTCCAAGCTGCAGGCGCTGAAGGAGCTGGGCGCCGACCACCTGATCAACTACCGCGAAACCGATTTCTCCAAGTGGGCCATCGGCCAGTACGGCAAGCCCCAGCGCCGCAACTACGAAGGCGGCGTCGATGTGGTGATCAACTTCACGGGTGGCGACACATGGGTGCCCTCGCTGAAGTGCCTGAAGCGCGGCGGCACGCTGCTGGTGTGCGGGGCGACCGCGGGCCACGATCCCAAGGAAGACCTGCGCTACGTGTGGAGCTTCGAGCTGAATATCAAGGGTTCCAACAGCTTCTATGACGAAAACCTCAAGGCCCTGCTGGACATGGTCGCCGAAGGCAGCGTCGATCCGCTGATCGATCGCGCGGTGCCGCTGGAAAAGGCCGCGGAAGGCCTGGCCCTGATCCGCGACCGCGAAGTGCTCGGCAAGGTCATCGTCAATCCCTGA